In Anaerostipes hadrus ATCC 29173 = JCM 17467, a single genomic region encodes these proteins:
- a CDS encoding Fic family protein, with the protein MDYHILKKYRYTNRNQFESIYSSRYENELALHYDFEIHGFPCFSLPTTEILNLTSRIYKLTQTLIYLKSKLPQIALEQYTQTCLVDEVKLTNEIEGVNSTRREIQDILNTQSITKKNMRLYGLVQKYNLLKNSEKISIHNCSDIRNIYNELVSEEIKNNDPLNLPDGIFFRRKSVSVYSPHMKEIHRGISGETEIIACMEKALFILHNKSIPPLIRISVFHYLFGYIHPFYDGNGRTNRFISSYLLSKELEPLISYHLAKTIKQNISKYYKSFDYTNDTDNRGDLTGFITNFLEIILASIEALIDSLEDKIERLHYFEQILLSNFKDKTDYGILHLLLQNSLFGLEPLSAREMAEMLDKSYVTINNRLKKDSIKTLLQSDIPHKYDLDLDILKTL; encoded by the coding sequence ATGGATTATCACATTTTAAAAAAATATCGATATACAAACCGAAATCAATTTGAATCTATCTATTCTTCCCGATATGAAAATGAACTGGCATTACATTATGATTTTGAAATTCATGGTTTTCCATGCTTTTCACTCCCAACTACCGAAATTTTAAATTTAACATCAAGAATCTATAAACTTACCCAGACTTTAATCTATTTAAAATCAAAACTCCCTCAGATTGCTCTGGAGCAATATACTCAAACTTGTCTTGTAGATGAAGTAAAACTTACAAATGAAATTGAAGGCGTAAATAGTACTCGACGTGAGATCCAAGATATATTAAATACACAATCGATCACAAAAAAAAATATGCGTCTTTATGGATTAGTTCAAAAATATAATTTACTAAAAAATTCTGAAAAAATTTCAATTCATAATTGTTCTGACATTCGAAATATTTACAATGAATTAGTGAGTGAAGAAATTAAAAATAATGATCCTTTGAATCTTCCAGATGGAATTTTTTTTCGAAGAAAATCTGTTTCCGTTTACAGTCCACATATGAAAGAAATTCACCGTGGAATATCTGGAGAAACCGAAATTATTGCCTGTATGGAAAAAGCTTTATTTATATTGCATAATAAATCCATTCCTCCTTTGATTCGAATCTCCGTCTTTCATTATCTATTTGGATATATCCATCCATTTTATGATGGAAACGGAAGAACAAATCGTTTTATCAGCAGTTATCTTTTATCTAAGGAATTAGAGCCTCTGATTAGCTATCATTTAGCAAAAACAATAAAACAAAATATTTCCAAATATTATAAAAGTTTTGATTATACAAATGATACTGATAATCGTGGTGACCTAACTGGTTTTATTACAAATTTTCTAGAAATTATTCTTGCATCCATTGAAGCATTAATCGATTCTCTGGAAGACAAAATAGAACGTTTGCATTATTTCGAGCAAATATTATTATCTAATTTTAAAGATAAAACGGATTACGGAATTCTTCATTTACTATTACAGAATTCTTTATTTGGTCTGGAACCATTGTCTGCCAGAGAAATGGCTGAAATGCTTGATAAATCTTATGTTACGATTAATAATCGTTTGAAGAAAGATTCCATCAAAACACTATTACAATCTGATATACCTCATAAATATGATTTGGATTTAGATATTTTAAAAACTTTATGA
- a CDS encoding undecaprenyldiphospho-muramoylpentapeptide beta-N-acetylglucosaminyltransferase, whose protein sequence is MKRIVLTGGGTAGHVTPNMALVPKLIDEGYNIYYIGSYEGMEKKLIEDIGVTYYGISSGKLRRYFDIKNFSDPFRVIKGFFEAKKILKKLRPDVVFSKGGFVTVPVVIAAKQLHIPVIIHESDMTPGLANKLSIPSASKVCCNFPETVKLLPEGKAVLTGSPIREELFTGKCEEGLRLCGFTEEKPVLLVIGGSLGSVAINNAIRSNIDALLEKYQIIHLCGRNNLDESLEGREGYKQFEYVKDELKHYFACANVVVSRAGANAICELLALRKPNILIPLGLEASRGDQILNAESFENQGYSYVLQEKDVTSETLLNAVNSVYEDRDKYIEAMHHSKLANPIETIVNLANQLASRKKKR, encoded by the coding sequence ATGAAACGAATCGTATTAACCGGTGGAGGAACTGCCGGACATGTTACACCAAATATGGCACTTGTACCGAAACTGATCGATGAAGGATATAATATTTATTATATTGGTTCTTACGAAGGTATGGAAAAGAAACTGATCGAAGATATCGGTGTTACTTACTATGGAATTTCTTCTGGAAAGCTTCGCCGCTATTTCGATATCAAAAACTTCTCTGATCCATTCAGAGTTATCAAAGGATTTTTTGAAGCAAAGAAGATCTTAAAGAAACTTCGTCCAGACGTTGTATTTTCCAAAGGTGGCTTTGTCACTGTGCCTGTTGTGATCGCTGCCAAACAGCTCCATATTCCCGTGATCATTCATGAATCTGATATGACTCCAGGATTAGCAAACAAGTTAAGTATTCCTAGTGCAAGTAAAGTATGCTGCAACTTCCCTGAGACAGTAAAACTTCTCCCTGAAGGAAAAGCTGTACTAACAGGTTCTCCGATCCGTGAAGAATTATTTACAGGAAAATGTGAAGAAGGACTTCGTCTGTGTGGATTTACAGAAGAAAAACCTGTACTTCTTGTTATTGGTGGAAGTCTTGGATCTGTTGCGATCAACAATGCGATCCGCAGTAACATTGATGCGTTACTTGAAAAATACCAGATCATTCATCTGTGTGGACGTAATAACTTAGATGAAAGCCTTGAGGGCAGAGAAGGTTACAAACAGTTTGAATATGTCAAAGATGAGTTAAAACATTATTTTGCATGTGCAAATGTTGTTGTGTCCCGTGCTGGAGCGAATGCGATCTGTGAGCTTCTTGCACTTAGAAAGCCAAATATCCTGATTCCTCTTGGATTAGAAGCCAGCCGTGGAGACCAGATCCTAAATGCTGAATCTTTTGAGAATCAGGGATACAGCTATGTGCTTCAGGAGAAGGATGTTACAAGCGAAACTTTATTGAATGCTGTTAACAGCGTTTATGAAGATCGTGATAAATATATTGAAGCTATGCATCATAGTAAGCTTGCAAATCCGATCGAGACAATCGTGAATCTGGCAAATCAGTTAGCTTCTCGAAAAAAGAAACGATGA